From the genome of Eublepharis macularius isolate TG4126 chromosome 12, MPM_Emac_v1.0, whole genome shotgun sequence, one region includes:
- the LOC129339323 gene encoding olfactory receptor 11L1-like produces MEFILLDFNTEDLQILLFILFLPVYVVTMAGNVLIVILVTFNPHLHTPMYFFLGNLSCLETCYSSAILPRMLFGFLSGDKTISFSTCLAQLYLFGVLAGTECYFLAVMSYDRYLAICKPLHYTMLMNGRVCSLLIAVSWICGSLGISVLIFLVSQLTFCGPNKINHFFCDFTPVIRLSCNDTALIEIIAFTVSFVCTLPPLLITLTSYVCIIHSILRIPSTTGKQKAFSTCSSHLTVVSCFYGSLMIVYVLPNISSLSEVKKLLSLFYTLLTPLLNPLIYSLRNKEVKEAVRKTFRKLHKLKIQKRENKRKF; encoded by the coding sequence ATGGAATTTATCCTCCTGGACTTCAATACTGAGGATCTACAGATTTTACTTTTTATACTGTTTCTACCTGTTTATGTTGTGACAATGGCAGGCAATGTCCTCATTGTTATTCTAGTAACCTTTAATCCACATCTTCACACCCCCATGTACTTCTTTCTGGGGAACTTGTCCTGTTTGGAGACCTGCTATAGTTCAGCTATCCTGCCAAGAATGCTGTTTGGTTTTCTGAGTGGGGACAAAACCATTTCTTTTAGCACATGCCTTGCACAATTGTATTTATTTGGGGTTCTTGCAGGCACAGAGTGTTACTTTCTAGCAGTAATGTCTTATGATCGATATTTAGCAATATGCAAACCACTGCATTATACAATGCTCATGAATGGCAGAGTTTGCAGCCTGTTGATTGCTGTATCCTGGATATGTGGATCTCTGGGTATCAGTGTCCTAATATTCTTGGTGTCTCAGTTGACCTTTTGTGGACCCAACAAAATTAACCATTTTTTCTGTGACTTCACCCCAGTAATAAGACTCTCCTGCAATGATACTGCTTTGATTGAAATTATAGCCTTTACAGTCTCCTTTGTATGTACTCTCCCTCCACTCCTGATAACCCTCACATCTTATGTTTGCATCATCCACAGCATTTTAAGAATCCCTTCCACTACAGGGAAGCAAAAAGCCTTCTCTACTTGTTCCTCACACCTTACTGTGGTTTCTTGCTTCTATGGCTCTCTGATGATAGTTTATGTCTTACCAAACATCAGCTCACTTAGCGAGGTGAAGAAATTGTTGTCTCTTTTCTACACACTTCTCACACCTCTGCTCAATCCACTCATATACAGCTTGAGGAATAAAGAGGTAAAGGAAGCAGTGAGGAAAACCTTCAGGAAGCTTCACAAACTTAAAATCcagaagagagagaacaaaaggaaGTTTTGA